One genomic region from Thunnus maccoyii chromosome 16, fThuMac1.1, whole genome shotgun sequence encodes:
- the cipca gene encoding CLOCK-interacting pacemaker a: MSGFRRPDRHRTPPFTRATHLGTSKHDLDRDSGFSDASSGYLSAVDLTDSEDAGRNGSIVGQDATGPQVAVMGGSYGGLSPMIIMNNFVLKQPSQMAPAEKQWGFSSPLEVMPQSQVVLLQPMVSNGNSSSPKTGSENMRQSKSYMPILKSYPRIAPHPGEAPAKRFRMRGSSTSGYDQRQRRRHGHGHGHGHGHRLYSSPSPQPALQTPSKPVTNFEVANNQAQAAESLEQLGDKSLSPLTGTSSLLSYTHEFRTEVDSNSIHGDEDQDTLSTDSDKLKRFSNTYNILNKCGLLGITMRTKQLIKENKRTQGQLQQLQEQTALLLEALSSGDPQLWSKLQLSLQDTDKEQLGIKAHRVLA, encoded by the exons ATGAGCGGCTTTAGAAGACCAGACAGACACAGGACACCGCCATTCACCAGGGCAACACACCTCGGAACATCCAAGCATGACCTGGATCGAGATTCAGGCTTCTCAG ATGCCAGCTCGGGGTATCTCAGTGCAGTCGATCTGACTGACTCCGAAGATGCAGGTAGGAATGGGTCCATAGTCGGCCAGGACGCGACCGGTCCGCAGGTGGCTGTGATGGGAGGCTCATACGGTGGACTGTCTCCAATGATAATTATGAACAACTTCGTCCTAAAGCAG CCATCCCAGATGGCTCCGGCAGAGAAACAGTGGGGCTTCTCCTCACCCCTGGAAGTGATGCCTCAATCTCAGGTGGTTCTTCTTCAACCCATGGTGTCAAATGGCAACAGCAGCTCCCCAAAGACTGGCTCTGAAAATATGCGACAATCAAAAAGCTACATGCCCATCCTAAAGTCATATCCTCGAATTGCCCCACATCCTGGGGAGGCGCCTGCTAAGAGGTTCAGAATGAGGGGAAGTTCGACCTCAGGATATGACCAGCGACAGAGGAGACGCCACGGCCACGGCCACGGCCACGGCCACGGCCACAGGCTCTACAGCTCCCCCAGCCCACAGCCAGCCCTGCAGACTCCAAGCAAACCCGTCACCAACTTTGAAGTAGCAAACAACCAAGCACAGGCAGCTGAAAGTCTGGAGCAACTCGGTGACAAGTCTCTCTCCCCGCTGACAGGAACCAGCTCGTTGCTCAGCTACACGCATGAATTTAGGACAGAGGTTGACAGCAACAGTATCCACGGTGACGAAGACCAGGACACCCTCTCAACAGACAGTGACAAACTCAAACGTTTCAGCAATACCTACAACATTCTCAACAAATGCGGCTTGCTGGGGATCACCATGCGCACAAAGCAGCTGATCAAAGAGAATAAGCGCACCCAAggccagctgcagcagcttcaggagCAAACAGCCCTGCTGCTGGAGGCTCTGAGCAGCGGAGACCCACAGCTCTGGTCTAAACTCCAGCTCTCACTGCAGGACACAGACAAGGAGCAGTTGGGAATTAAAGCTCACAGAGTCCTTGCGTAA
- the zdhhc22 gene encoding palmitoyltransferase ZDHHC22 isoform X3 yields MKARLRERRLISTPDMFTRMLKLRLLNAVAPAYFFMATAVTFILHFCFFIPTIFPSPDTSLVGSTTLHTVVFLFLMFNALGNYTMTIKYPAESANETVVPVCSPHCSDKVDAHYLLNGRHFCKLLEYSISFENPLTFLTLLPLSTGYFFMGTISGLQLFLVLMLYVWLGIGLVCAGFCCQQVLLVARGQTWCQMQRGQLVENRSPWRTNLKDVFGTRWFLGLILPVQTVEMCSEDSDAHKQD; encoded by the exons ATGAAGGCTCGCTTAAGGGAGCGTCGACTAATTTCAACTCCAG ACATGTTCACCAGGATGCTGAAACTGAGACTCCTCAACGCTGTAGCACCTGCATACTTCTTCATGGCTACAGCCGTCACCTTCATTTTGCACTTCTGCTTTTTCATCCCAACAATCTTCCCAAGCCCGGATACATCGCTGGTGGGATCCACAACTCTTCACAcagttgttttccttttcttaatGTTCAATGCATTGGGGAATTACACAATGACTATCAAATATCCTGCTGAAAGTGCCAACGAGACTGTTGTTCCAGTGTGTTCGCCGCACTGCTCGGACAAAGTGGACGCACACTACCTCCTGAATGGTCGCCACTTCTGCAAACTGT TGGAGTACTCCATCTCCTTTGAGAACCCACTGACCTTCCTGACTCTTCTCCCCCTCTCCACCGGTTACTTCTTCATGG GAACGATCTCAGGCTTGCAGCTCTTCCTGGTGCTGATGCTGTATGTGTGGCTGGGCATCGGCCTGGTGTGTGCAGGCTTCTGTTGCCAGCAGGTGCTGCTGGTGGCCCGGGGTCAGACCTGGTGTCAGATGCAGAGGGGGCAGCTTGTGGAGAACCGCAGCCCTTGGAGAACCAACCTAAAGGATGTTTTTGGTACCCGCTGGTTCCTTGGCCTTATCCTGCCTGTGCAGACAGTGGAGATGTGCTCTGAAGACTCAGATGCACATAAACAAGACTGA
- the zdhhc22 gene encoding palmitoyltransferase ZDHHC22 isoform X1 encodes MKARLRERRLISTPDMFTRMLKLRLLNAVAPAYFFMATAVTFILHFCFFIPTIFPSPDTSLVGSTTLHTVVFLFLMFNALGNYTMTIKYPAESANETVVPVCSPHCSDKVDAHYLLNGRHFCKLCKKVILKRDHHCFFTGNCIGNKNMRYFIMFCIYTSCTCMYSLVLGVAFLTVEYSISFENPLTFLTLLPLSTGYFFMGTISGLQLFLVLMLYVWLGIGLVCAGFCCQQVLLVARGQTWCQMQRGQLVENRSPWRTNLKDVFGTRWFLGLILPVQTVEMCSEDSDAHKQD; translated from the exons ATGAAGGCTCGCTTAAGGGAGCGTCGACTAATTTCAACTCCAG ACATGTTCACCAGGATGCTGAAACTGAGACTCCTCAACGCTGTAGCACCTGCATACTTCTTCATGGCTACAGCCGTCACCTTCATTTTGCACTTCTGCTTTTTCATCCCAACAATCTTCCCAAGCCCGGATACATCGCTGGTGGGATCCACAACTCTTCACAcagttgttttccttttcttaatGTTCAATGCATTGGGGAATTACACAATGACTATCAAATATCCTGCTGAAAGTGCCAACGAGACTGTTGTTCCAGTGTGTTCGCCGCACTGCTCGGACAAAGTGGACGCACACTACCTCCTGAATGGTCGCCACTTCTGCAAACTGTGTAAGAAAGTTATTCTCAAGAGGGATCACCACTGCTTCTTCACTGGAAACTGCATTGGCAACAAAAACATGCGCTACTTCATCATGTTCTGCATCTACACATCATGCACTTGTATGTACTCCTTGGTTCTTGGTGTGGCCTTTCTTACAGTGGAGTACTCCATCTCCTTTGAGAACCCACTGACCTTCCTGACTCTTCTCCCCCTCTCCACCGGTTACTTCTTCATGG GAACGATCTCAGGCTTGCAGCTCTTCCTGGTGCTGATGCTGTATGTGTGGCTGGGCATCGGCCTGGTGTGTGCAGGCTTCTGTTGCCAGCAGGTGCTGCTGGTGGCCCGGGGTCAGACCTGGTGTCAGATGCAGAGGGGGCAGCTTGTGGAGAACCGCAGCCCTTGGAGAACCAACCTAAAGGATGTTTTTGGTACCCGCTGGTTCCTTGGCCTTATCCTGCCTGTGCAGACAGTGGAGATGTGCTCTGAAGACTCAGATGCACATAAACAAGACTGA
- the zdhhc22 gene encoding palmitoyltransferase ZDHHC22 isoform X2, with protein MFTRMLKLRLLNAVAPAYFFMATAVTFILHFCFFIPTIFPSPDTSLVGSTTLHTVVFLFLMFNALGNYTMTIKYPAESANETVVPVCSPHCSDKVDAHYLLNGRHFCKLCKKVILKRDHHCFFTGNCIGNKNMRYFIMFCIYTSCTCMYSLVLGVAFLTVEYSISFENPLTFLTLLPLSTGYFFMGTISGLQLFLVLMLYVWLGIGLVCAGFCCQQVLLVARGQTWCQMQRGQLVENRSPWRTNLKDVFGTRWFLGLILPVQTVEMCSEDSDAHKQD; from the exons ATGTTCACCAGGATGCTGAAACTGAGACTCCTCAACGCTGTAGCACCTGCATACTTCTTCATGGCTACAGCCGTCACCTTCATTTTGCACTTCTGCTTTTTCATCCCAACAATCTTCCCAAGCCCGGATACATCGCTGGTGGGATCCACAACTCTTCACAcagttgttttccttttcttaatGTTCAATGCATTGGGGAATTACACAATGACTATCAAATATCCTGCTGAAAGTGCCAACGAGACTGTTGTTCCAGTGTGTTCGCCGCACTGCTCGGACAAAGTGGACGCACACTACCTCCTGAATGGTCGCCACTTCTGCAAACTGTGTAAGAAAGTTATTCTCAAGAGGGATCACCACTGCTTCTTCACTGGAAACTGCATTGGCAACAAAAACATGCGCTACTTCATCATGTTCTGCATCTACACATCATGCACTTGTATGTACTCCTTGGTTCTTGGTGTGGCCTTTCTTACAGTGGAGTACTCCATCTCCTTTGAGAACCCACTGACCTTCCTGACTCTTCTCCCCCTCTCCACCGGTTACTTCTTCATGG GAACGATCTCAGGCTTGCAGCTCTTCCTGGTGCTGATGCTGTATGTGTGGCTGGGCATCGGCCTGGTGTGTGCAGGCTTCTGTTGCCAGCAGGTGCTGCTGGTGGCCCGGGGTCAGACCTGGTGTCAGATGCAGAGGGGGCAGCTTGTGGAGAACCGCAGCCCTTGGAGAACCAACCTAAAGGATGTTTTTGGTACCCGCTGGTTCCTTGGCCTTATCCTGCCTGTGCAGACAGTGGAGATGTGCTCTGAAGACTCAGATGCACATAAACAAGACTGA